From Cellulosimicrobium sp. ES-005, one genomic window encodes:
- a CDS encoding DUF72 domain-containing protein → MPTVRIGLSGWRYADWRGPFYPAGLPQRRELEHVASVFPAVELNGSFYSLQRPSSFVAWREQTPEGFTFAVKGPRFVTHMKRLRDVRTPLANFFASGVLALDDRLGPVLWQLPARTTFDAGLLDEFLALLPRSTAEAARLAREHDDRLRAPAWTEVGADRPLVHALEPRHASFASAEALDVLRRHRVAFAISDGAGHWPLVEAVTSRLVYVRLHGDTSLYTSGYRPHVLDAWAARVRGWCEAGHDVEVYLDNDVHAHAPADALALMSRLPGVALPGTGPTPEPARGRRRARSRDATR, encoded by the coding sequence GTGCCCACCGTGCGGATCGGACTCTCGGGATGGCGCTACGCCGACTGGCGGGGCCCGTTCTACCCCGCCGGCCTGCCCCAGCGCCGCGAGCTCGAGCACGTCGCGTCGGTGTTCCCCGCGGTCGAGCTCAACGGGTCCTTCTACTCGCTGCAGCGGCCGTCCTCGTTCGTCGCGTGGCGAGAGCAGACGCCGGAGGGGTTCACCTTCGCGGTCAAGGGCCCGCGCTTCGTCACCCACATGAAGCGCCTGCGGGACGTGCGCACGCCCCTCGCCAACTTCTTCGCGAGCGGCGTGCTCGCCCTCGACGACCGGCTCGGCCCCGTGCTGTGGCAGCTCCCCGCACGCACGACCTTCGACGCCGGGCTGCTCGACGAGTTCCTCGCCCTCCTGCCCCGGTCGACGGCCGAGGCCGCCCGGCTCGCCCGCGAGCACGACGACCGCCTCCGCGCGCCTGCCTGGACCGAGGTGGGCGCCGACCGTCCCCTGGTCCACGCGCTCGAGCCGCGCCACGCGTCGTTCGCGAGCGCCGAGGCGCTCGACGTGCTCCGACGCCACCGGGTGGCGTTCGCGATCTCGGACGGCGCGGGTCACTGGCCGCTCGTGGAGGCGGTCACGAGCCGCCTCGTGTACGTGCGCCTGCACGGCGACACCTCGCTGTACACGAGCGGCTACCGGCCGCACGTCCTCGACGCGTGGGCCGCGCGGGTGCGGGGCTGGTGCGAGGCCGGCCACGACGTCGAGGTCTACCTCGACAACGACGTCCACGCGCACGCCCCGGCCGACGCGCTCGCCCTCATGTCCCGCCTCCCGGGCGTCGCCCTGCCCGGGACCGGCCCGACCCCGGAGCCCGCAC
- the glmS gene encoding glutamine--fructose-6-phosphate transaminase (isomerizing): MCGIVGYVGPGTMVGEASGRPLDVALEGLGRLEYRGYDSAGVALVAPGIDAVAFAKKSGKLANLVEEIDLHPLPAATASIGHTRWATHGGPTDTNAHPHLADDDRLAVIHNGIVENFATLKSELLAEGVQFRSETDTEVAAQLLARAYRETKDLTLAMGQVARRLEGTFTLLAVHADSPDTVVGARHDSPLVVGIGDGENFLGSDVAAFISHTKEALELGQDQIVTITPTSVEVTDFDGNPAEAKRYTVDWDAAAAEKGGFSSFMDKEIHDQPHAVADTLLGRTDPSGKLVLDDVRIDEAVLRSVDKIIVVACGTAAYSGHVAKYAIEHWCRIPVEVELAHEFRYRDPIVDEKTLVVAVTQSGETMDTLMAVRHAREQGAKVISIVNTHGSTIPRESDAVLYTHAGPEIAVASTKAFLSQITAAYLLGLYLAQLRGNKFPDEISAILEDLRDMPRKIQTVIERGEYVRATARSMKDATSVLFLGRHVGFPVALEGALKLKELAYIHAEGFAAGELKHGPIALIDEGQPVFVVVPSPTGREGLHSKVISNIQEIRARGARTLVIAEDGDDAVRPYADEIFWVPESPTLLSPLLAVVPLQIFAMALATAKGLDVDQPRNLAKSVTVE, from the coding sequence ATGTGCGGAATCGTGGGCTACGTAGGCCCTGGAACCATGGTCGGAGAGGCCTCGGGGCGACCCCTCGACGTCGCTCTCGAAGGACTCGGCAGGCTCGAGTACCGCGGCTACGACTCGGCCGGGGTCGCGCTCGTCGCGCCCGGGATCGACGCCGTCGCGTTCGCCAAGAAGTCGGGCAAGCTCGCGAACCTCGTCGAGGAGATCGACCTGCACCCGCTCCCCGCGGCGACCGCGTCGATCGGCCACACGCGCTGGGCGACGCACGGCGGCCCGACGGACACCAACGCCCACCCGCACCTCGCGGACGACGACCGCCTCGCGGTCATCCACAACGGGATCGTCGAGAACTTCGCCACCCTCAAGTCCGAGCTGCTCGCCGAGGGCGTGCAGTTCCGGTCCGAGACGGACACCGAGGTCGCGGCGCAGCTGCTCGCGCGCGCCTACCGCGAGACCAAGGACCTCACGCTCGCGATGGGGCAGGTGGCCCGGCGCCTCGAGGGCACGTTCACGCTCCTGGCCGTGCACGCCGACTCGCCCGACACGGTGGTGGGCGCGCGGCACGACTCCCCGCTCGTCGTCGGGATCGGCGACGGCGAGAACTTCCTGGGCTCCGACGTCGCGGCGTTCATCTCCCACACCAAGGAGGCGCTCGAGCTCGGCCAGGACCAGATCGTCACGATCACCCCGACGTCGGTCGAGGTGACCGACTTCGACGGCAACCCCGCCGAGGCCAAGCGGTACACGGTCGACTGGGACGCGGCCGCCGCGGAGAAGGGCGGCTTCTCGTCCTTCATGGACAAGGAGATCCACGACCAGCCGCACGCCGTCGCGGACACCCTGCTCGGCCGGACCGACCCGTCGGGCAAGCTCGTGCTCGACGACGTGCGCATCGACGAGGCCGTGCTCCGGTCGGTGGACAAGATCATCGTCGTCGCGTGCGGCACGGCCGCATACTCGGGGCACGTCGCCAAGTACGCGATCGAGCACTGGTGCCGCATCCCCGTCGAGGTCGAGCTCGCGCACGAGTTCCGCTACCGCGACCCGATCGTCGACGAGAAGACGCTCGTCGTGGCGGTGACGCAGTCGGGCGAGACGATGGACACGCTCATGGCCGTGCGCCACGCGCGCGAGCAGGGCGCCAAGGTCATCTCCATCGTCAACACGCACGGGTCGACCATCCCGCGCGAGTCCGACGCGGTGCTGTACACGCACGCCGGTCCGGAGATCGCGGTCGCCTCGACCAAGGCGTTCCTGTCGCAGATCACCGCCGCGTACCTCCTGGGCCTCTACCTCGCGCAGCTGCGCGGGAACAAGTTCCCGGACGAGATCTCGGCGATCCTCGAGGACCTGCGCGACATGCCGCGCAAGATCCAGACCGTCATCGAGCGCGGCGAGTACGTCCGTGCGACCGCCCGCTCCATGAAGGACGCGACGTCCGTCCTCTTCCTCGGCCGCCACGTCGGGTTCCCGGTCGCGCTCGAGGGCGCGCTCAAGCTCAAGGAGCTCGCGTACATCCACGCCGAGGGCTTCGCCGCGGGCGAGCTCAAGCACGGCCCGATCGCGCTCATCGACGAGGGGCAGCCGGTGTTCGTCGTCGTGCCGTCGCCGACGGGCCGCGAGGGCCTGCACTCCAAGGTCATCTCGAACATCCAGGAGATCCGGGCGCGCGGCGCCCGCACGCTCGTCATCGCGGAGGACGGGGACGACGCCGTGCGCCCCTACGCGGACGAGATCTTCTGGGTCCCCGAGTCGCCCACGCTGCTCTCGCCGCTGCTGGCCGTCGTCCCGCTCCAGATCTTCGCGATGGCCCTCGCCACGGCCAAGGGCCTCGACGTCGACCAGCCCCGCAACCTCGCGAAGTCGGTCACGGTCGAGTAG
- a CDS encoding holo-ACP synthase, giving the protein MIKGVGIDVVDVARFMETLERTPRLREKLFTAAERDLPPASLAARFAAKEAIAKALGAPAGMRWHDATVHRVVGGPPEVEITGTVAARADALGITAWHLSISHDAGIASAMVVAEG; this is encoded by the coding sequence ATGATCAAGGGCGTGGGGATCGACGTCGTGGACGTCGCGCGGTTCATGGAGACCCTGGAGCGCACGCCCCGGCTCCGCGAGAAGCTGTTCACGGCCGCCGAGCGGGACCTGCCGCCCGCGTCGCTCGCCGCGCGGTTCGCCGCCAAGGAGGCCATCGCCAAGGCGCTGGGCGCCCCGGCGGGCATGCGCTGGCACGACGCGACGGTGCACCGCGTCGTCGGGGGCCCGCCGGAGGTCGAGATCACGGGCACGGTCGCGGCGCGCGCGGACGCGCTGGGCATCACCGCCTGGCACCTGAGCATCTCCCACGACGCCGGCATCGCCTCGGCCATGGTCGTCGCGGAGGGCTGA